One Cyprinus carpio isolate SPL01 chromosome A16, ASM1834038v1, whole genome shotgun sequence genomic region harbors:
- the LOC109105337 gene encoding calcium-transporting ATPase type 2C member 1 isoform X1, producing the protein MQKKKDPLIAECQPHCENETMVPVLTSKKASELPVNEVACALQADLQFGLTREEVTRRRTYHGWNEFDISEEEPLWKKYISQFKNPLILLLLASAVISVLMRQFDDAVSITVAIIIVVTVAFVQEYRSEKSLEELGKLVPPECHCVREGRLEHLLARELVPGDTVCLSVGERVPADLRLFEAVDLSVDESSLTGETTPCTKTSAPQPAATNGNITSRSNVAFMGTLVRCGKAKGIVIGTGENSEFGEVFKMMQAEEAPKTPLQKSMDLLGKQLSLYSFGIIGVIMMVGWLQGKYILDMFTIGVSLAVAAIPEGLPIVVTVTLALGVMRMVKKRAIVKKLPIVETLSCCNVICSDKTGTLTKNEMTATHLFTSDGQHAEVTGVGYNNSGEVLLDGEVVHGFSNSSISKIVEAGCVCNDAVIRSNTLMGRPTEGALIALAMKMGLEGLQKEFVRLEEIPFSSEQKWMAVRVVHRTQQDKPGIFFVKGAYEQIIRFCTTYNSRGVALSLTHQQRELYQQQKSYMGTAGLRVLAFASGSEMGALTFLGLVGIIDPPRAGVKEAVATLISSGVAVKMITGDSQETAVSIASRLGLYTKGSQSLSGDEVDQMDIQHLSQIVSRIVVFYRASPRNKLKIVKSLQNIGAVVAMTGDGVNDAVALKAADIGVAMGQTGTDVCKEAADMILVDDDFQTILSAIEEGKGIYNNIKNFVRFQLSTSIAALTLISLATLMNFPNPLNAMQILWINIIMDGPPAQSLGVEPVDRDVIRKPPRNVRDSIITRSLIVKILVSSFIIVCGTLFVFWRELRDNEITPRDTTMTFTCFVFFDMFNALSSRSQTRMVHEMGLCSNRMFCYAVLGSIMGQLLVIYFPPLQKVFQTESLSILDLLFLVGLTSSVCMVSEVIKKLERLRGGEKMADTDDFHDV; encoded by the exons attgcCGAGTGTCAACCCCACTGTGAAAATGAGACCATGGTTCCAGTACTGACTTCGAAAAAAGCCAGTGAACTACCTGTGAACGAGGTTGCCTGTGCACTGCAG GCTGACCTGCAGTTCGGTCTCACCCGGGAGGAGGTTACACGACGTCGCACCTACCATGGATGGAACGAGTTTGACATTAGCGAAGAGGAACCCCTCTGGAAAAAATATATCTCTCAG TTTAAAAACCCACTCATCCTGTTGCTGCTGGCATCTGCTGTCATCAGTGTGTTGATGCGTCAGTTTGACGATGCCGTCAGTATCACAGTG gctattattattgttgttacagTTGCCTTTGTACAG GAATACCGCTCAGAAAAATCCCTGGAGGAGCTGGGGAAACTTGTGCCTCCAGAATGCCATTG TGTTCGAGAAGGACGTCTGGAGCACCTTCTGGCACGAGAGCTTGTGCCTGGAGACACCGTCTGTCTGTCAGTCGGAGAGAGAGTTCCAGCCGACCTGCGCCTGTTCGAG GCGGTGGATCTGTCAGTCGACGAGTCCAGTTTGACAGGAGAGACCACCCCCTGCACCAAGACCTCTGCCCCTCAGCCGGCTGCCACCAATGGCAATATCACGTCCCGCAGTAATGTTGCCTTCATGGGTACGCTGGTGCGCTGTGGGAAGGCCAAG GGCATTGTCATAGGTACTGGAGAAAATTCTGAATTTGGCGAAGTTTTTAAGATGATGCAAGCAGAGGAG GCTCCTAAAACCCCATTACAGAAAAGCATGGATTTGCTGGGAAAACAGCTCTCCCTCTATTCCTTTGGGATAATCG GGGTGATCATGATGGTCGGATGGCTTCAGGGGAAGTACATTCTAGACATGTTCACCATAGGCGTCAG CCTGGCTGTGGCAGCTATCCCAGAAGGCCTCCCCATTGTAGTGACGGTAACTTTGGCACTGGGAGTGATGAGGATGGTGAAGAAAAGGGCGATCGTTAAGAAACTGCCTATAGTGGAGACGCTGA GCTGCTGTAATGTGATCTGCTCCGATAAGACAGGCACTCTCACAAAAAATGAGATGACAGCTACTCACCTGTTCACCTCTGATGGACAGCACGCTGAG gTCACTGGTGTCGGGTATAACAATTCCGGCGAGGTATTGCTGGATGGAGAGGTGGTGCATGGCTTCTCCAACAGCTCCATCAGCAAGATTGTGGAG GCTGGCTGTGTGTGCAATGATGCAGTGATCAGGAGCAACACCCTTATGGGCCGTCCTACCGAAGGCGCCCTCATCGCCCTGGCTATGAAG ATGGGTTTGGAGGGGCTGCAGAAGGAGTTTGTGCGTCTCGAAGAGATTCCCTTCTCCTCTGAGCAGAAGTGGATGGCAGTCCGCGTCGTCCATCGCACCCAGCAG GATAAACCTGGCATATTCTTTGTGAAGGGTGCCTATGAGCAGATCATCCGCTTCTGTACTACTTACAACAGTAGAGGCGTTGCTCTGTCTCTGACCCATCAGCAGAGAGAGCTCTACCAGCAGCAAAAGAGCTACATGGGCACTGCGGGTCTCAGAG TGCTGGCGTTTGCTTCTGGATCTGAGATGGGCGCTCTTACCTTCCTGGGGCTGGTGGGCATCATCGACCCTCCCAGAGCAGGAGTGAAAGAGGCAGTGGCGACGCTGATCAGCTCTGGAGTGGCGGTGAAGATGATCACAGGGGATTCACAAGAGACTGCAGTGTCAATTG CAAGTCGACTTGGCCTCTATACCAAAGGTTCTCAGTCACTATCTGGAGATGAAGTCGACCAGATGGACATCCAGCATCTCTCTCAGATAGTGTCCAGG ATAGTGGTATTCTACAGAGCCAGTCCTAGAAACAAGTTAAAGATAGTTAAG TCCTTACAGAACATTGGTGCAGTTGTCGCAATGACGGGAGACGGTGTTAATGACGCGGTGGCTCTGAAGGCAGCAGACATCGGTGTGGCAATGGGTCAGACTGGCACTGATGTCTGCAAAGAGGCAGCAGACATGATCCTGGTTGATGATGATTTTCAAACTATCTT GTCTGCTATAGAGGAAGGGAAAGGAATTTACAACAATATTAAGAACTTTGTGCGTTTTCAGCTGAGCAC GAGTATTGCTGCCCTCACCCTCATTTCCCTGGCAACTCTTATGAACTTCCCCAACCCTCTGAATGCCATGCAAATCCTTTGGATCAACATCATCATGGACGGCCCGCCAGCCCAGAG TTTGGGAGTAGAGCCTGTCGATCGGGACGTGATCAGGAAACCTCCACGGAACGTCCGAGACAGCATCATCACCCGCAGTCTGATAGTGAAAATCCTAGTGTCGTCCTTCATCATTGTTTGCGGGACATTGTTTGTGTTCTGGAGAGAG cTGCGGGACAATGAGATCACCCCACGGGACACCACCATGACGTTTACCTGTTTTGTGTTCTTCGATATGTTCAACGCTCTCAGTTCCCGATCACAG ACACGGATGGTGCATGAGATGGGCTTATGCAGTAACAGGATGTTCTGTTATGCTGTTCTGGGCTCCATCATGGGCCAACTCCTGGTCATCTACTTCCCTCCCCTACAGAAGGTCTTTCAAACTGAGAGCCTCAGCATTTTAG ATCTGCTGTTCCTGGTGGGCCTCACGTCATCTGTGTGCATGGTATCGGAGGTCATAAAGAAATTAGAGAGACTCAGAGGAGGAGAAAAAATGGCAGACACTGATGATTTCCATGACGTATGA
- the LOC109105337 gene encoding calcium-transporting ATPase type 2C member 1 isoform X2 — protein sequence MKMSDIVEIAECQPHCENETMVPVLTSKKASELPVNEVACALQADLQFGLTREEVTRRRTYHGWNEFDISEEEPLWKKYISQFKNPLILLLLASAVISVLMRQFDDAVSITVAIIIVVTVAFVQEYRSEKSLEELGKLVPPECHCVREGRLEHLLARELVPGDTVCLSVGERVPADLRLFEAVDLSVDESSLTGETTPCTKTSAPQPAATNGNITSRSNVAFMGTLVRCGKAKGIVIGTGENSEFGEVFKMMQAEEAPKTPLQKSMDLLGKQLSLYSFGIIGVIMMVGWLQGKYILDMFTIGVSLAVAAIPEGLPIVVTVTLALGVMRMVKKRAIVKKLPIVETLSCCNVICSDKTGTLTKNEMTATHLFTSDGQHAEVTGVGYNNSGEVLLDGEVVHGFSNSSISKIVEAGCVCNDAVIRSNTLMGRPTEGALIALAMKMGLEGLQKEFVRLEEIPFSSEQKWMAVRVVHRTQQDKPGIFFVKGAYEQIIRFCTTYNSRGVALSLTHQQRELYQQQKSYMGTAGLRVLAFASGSEMGALTFLGLVGIIDPPRAGVKEAVATLISSGVAVKMITGDSQETAVSIASRLGLYTKGSQSLSGDEVDQMDIQHLSQIVSRIVVFYRASPRNKLKIVKSLQNIGAVVAMTGDGVNDAVALKAADIGVAMGQTGTDVCKEAADMILVDDDFQTILSAIEEGKGIYNNIKNFVRFQLSTSIAALTLISLATLMNFPNPLNAMQILWINIIMDGPPAQSLGVEPVDRDVIRKPPRNVRDSIITRSLIVKILVSSFIIVCGTLFVFWRELRDNEITPRDTTMTFTCFVFFDMFNALSSRSQTRMVHEMGLCSNRMFCYAVLGSIMGQLLVIYFPPLQKVFQTESLSILDLLFLVGLTSSVCMVSEVIKKLERLRGGEKMADTDDFHDV from the exons attgcCGAGTGTCAACCCCACTGTGAAAATGAGACCATGGTTCCAGTACTGACTTCGAAAAAAGCCAGTGAACTACCTGTGAACGAGGTTGCCTGTGCACTGCAG GCTGACCTGCAGTTCGGTCTCACCCGGGAGGAGGTTACACGACGTCGCACCTACCATGGATGGAACGAGTTTGACATTAGCGAAGAGGAACCCCTCTGGAAAAAATATATCTCTCAG TTTAAAAACCCACTCATCCTGTTGCTGCTGGCATCTGCTGTCATCAGTGTGTTGATGCGTCAGTTTGACGATGCCGTCAGTATCACAGTG gctattattattgttgttacagTTGCCTTTGTACAG GAATACCGCTCAGAAAAATCCCTGGAGGAGCTGGGGAAACTTGTGCCTCCAGAATGCCATTG TGTTCGAGAAGGACGTCTGGAGCACCTTCTGGCACGAGAGCTTGTGCCTGGAGACACCGTCTGTCTGTCAGTCGGAGAGAGAGTTCCAGCCGACCTGCGCCTGTTCGAG GCGGTGGATCTGTCAGTCGACGAGTCCAGTTTGACAGGAGAGACCACCCCCTGCACCAAGACCTCTGCCCCTCAGCCGGCTGCCACCAATGGCAATATCACGTCCCGCAGTAATGTTGCCTTCATGGGTACGCTGGTGCGCTGTGGGAAGGCCAAG GGCATTGTCATAGGTACTGGAGAAAATTCTGAATTTGGCGAAGTTTTTAAGATGATGCAAGCAGAGGAG GCTCCTAAAACCCCATTACAGAAAAGCATGGATTTGCTGGGAAAACAGCTCTCCCTCTATTCCTTTGGGATAATCG GGGTGATCATGATGGTCGGATGGCTTCAGGGGAAGTACATTCTAGACATGTTCACCATAGGCGTCAG CCTGGCTGTGGCAGCTATCCCAGAAGGCCTCCCCATTGTAGTGACGGTAACTTTGGCACTGGGAGTGATGAGGATGGTGAAGAAAAGGGCGATCGTTAAGAAACTGCCTATAGTGGAGACGCTGA GCTGCTGTAATGTGATCTGCTCCGATAAGACAGGCACTCTCACAAAAAATGAGATGACAGCTACTCACCTGTTCACCTCTGATGGACAGCACGCTGAG gTCACTGGTGTCGGGTATAACAATTCCGGCGAGGTATTGCTGGATGGAGAGGTGGTGCATGGCTTCTCCAACAGCTCCATCAGCAAGATTGTGGAG GCTGGCTGTGTGTGCAATGATGCAGTGATCAGGAGCAACACCCTTATGGGCCGTCCTACCGAAGGCGCCCTCATCGCCCTGGCTATGAAG ATGGGTTTGGAGGGGCTGCAGAAGGAGTTTGTGCGTCTCGAAGAGATTCCCTTCTCCTCTGAGCAGAAGTGGATGGCAGTCCGCGTCGTCCATCGCACCCAGCAG GATAAACCTGGCATATTCTTTGTGAAGGGTGCCTATGAGCAGATCATCCGCTTCTGTACTACTTACAACAGTAGAGGCGTTGCTCTGTCTCTGACCCATCAGCAGAGAGAGCTCTACCAGCAGCAAAAGAGCTACATGGGCACTGCGGGTCTCAGAG TGCTGGCGTTTGCTTCTGGATCTGAGATGGGCGCTCTTACCTTCCTGGGGCTGGTGGGCATCATCGACCCTCCCAGAGCAGGAGTGAAAGAGGCAGTGGCGACGCTGATCAGCTCTGGAGTGGCGGTGAAGATGATCACAGGGGATTCACAAGAGACTGCAGTGTCAATTG CAAGTCGACTTGGCCTCTATACCAAAGGTTCTCAGTCACTATCTGGAGATGAAGTCGACCAGATGGACATCCAGCATCTCTCTCAGATAGTGTCCAGG ATAGTGGTATTCTACAGAGCCAGTCCTAGAAACAAGTTAAAGATAGTTAAG TCCTTACAGAACATTGGTGCAGTTGTCGCAATGACGGGAGACGGTGTTAATGACGCGGTGGCTCTGAAGGCAGCAGACATCGGTGTGGCAATGGGTCAGACTGGCACTGATGTCTGCAAAGAGGCAGCAGACATGATCCTGGTTGATGATGATTTTCAAACTATCTT GTCTGCTATAGAGGAAGGGAAAGGAATTTACAACAATATTAAGAACTTTGTGCGTTTTCAGCTGAGCAC GAGTATTGCTGCCCTCACCCTCATTTCCCTGGCAACTCTTATGAACTTCCCCAACCCTCTGAATGCCATGCAAATCCTTTGGATCAACATCATCATGGACGGCCCGCCAGCCCAGAG TTTGGGAGTAGAGCCTGTCGATCGGGACGTGATCAGGAAACCTCCACGGAACGTCCGAGACAGCATCATCACCCGCAGTCTGATAGTGAAAATCCTAGTGTCGTCCTTCATCATTGTTTGCGGGACATTGTTTGTGTTCTGGAGAGAG cTGCGGGACAATGAGATCACCCCACGGGACACCACCATGACGTTTACCTGTTTTGTGTTCTTCGATATGTTCAACGCTCTCAGTTCCCGATCACAG ACACGGATGGTGCATGAGATGGGCTTATGCAGTAACAGGATGTTCTGTTATGCTGTTCTGGGCTCCATCATGGGCCAACTCCTGGTCATCTACTTCCCTCCCCTACAGAAGGTCTTTCAAACTGAGAGCCTCAGCATTTTAG ATCTGCTGTTCCTGGTGGGCCTCACGTCATCTGTGTGCATGGTATCGGAGGTCATAAAGAAATTAGAGAGACTCAGAGGAGGAGAAAAAATGGCAGACACTGATGATTTCCATGACGTATGA
- the LOC109105337 gene encoding calcium-transporting ATPase type 2C member 1 isoform X4, whose product MVPVLTSKKASELPVNEVACALQADLQFGLTREEVTRRRTYHGWNEFDISEEEPLWKKYISQFKNPLILLLLASAVISVLMRQFDDAVSITVAIIIVVTVAFVQEYRSEKSLEELGKLVPPECHCVREGRLEHLLARELVPGDTVCLSVGERVPADLRLFEAVDLSVDESSLTGETTPCTKTSAPQPAATNGNITSRSNVAFMGTLVRCGKAKGIVIGTGENSEFGEVFKMMQAEEAPKTPLQKSMDLLGKQLSLYSFGIIGVIMMVGWLQGKYILDMFTIGVSLAVAAIPEGLPIVVTVTLALGVMRMVKKRAIVKKLPIVETLSCCNVICSDKTGTLTKNEMTATHLFTSDGQHAEVTGVGYNNSGEVLLDGEVVHGFSNSSISKIVEAGCVCNDAVIRSNTLMGRPTEGALIALAMKMGLEGLQKEFVRLEEIPFSSEQKWMAVRVVHRTQQDKPGIFFVKGAYEQIIRFCTTYNSRGVALSLTHQQRELYQQQKSYMGTAGLRVLAFASGSEMGALTFLGLVGIIDPPRAGVKEAVATLISSGVAVKMITGDSQETAVSIASRLGLYTKGSQSLSGDEVDQMDIQHLSQIVSRIVVFYRASPRNKLKIVKSLQNIGAVVAMTGDGVNDAVALKAADIGVAMGQTGTDVCKEAADMILVDDDFQTILSAIEEGKGIYNNIKNFVRFQLSTSIAALTLISLATLMNFPNPLNAMQILWINIIMDGPPAQSLGVEPVDRDVIRKPPRNVRDSIITRSLIVKILVSSFIIVCGTLFVFWRELRDNEITPRDTTMTFTCFVFFDMFNALSSRSQTRMVHEMGLCSNRMFCYAVLGSIMGQLLVIYFPPLQKVFQTESLSILDLLFLVGLTSSVCMVSEVIKKLERLRGGEKMADTDDFHDV is encoded by the exons ATGGTTCCAGTACTGACTTCGAAAAAAGCCAGTGAACTACCTGTGAACGAGGTTGCCTGTGCACTGCAG GCTGACCTGCAGTTCGGTCTCACCCGGGAGGAGGTTACACGACGTCGCACCTACCATGGATGGAACGAGTTTGACATTAGCGAAGAGGAACCCCTCTGGAAAAAATATATCTCTCAG TTTAAAAACCCACTCATCCTGTTGCTGCTGGCATCTGCTGTCATCAGTGTGTTGATGCGTCAGTTTGACGATGCCGTCAGTATCACAGTG gctattattattgttgttacagTTGCCTTTGTACAG GAATACCGCTCAGAAAAATCCCTGGAGGAGCTGGGGAAACTTGTGCCTCCAGAATGCCATTG TGTTCGAGAAGGACGTCTGGAGCACCTTCTGGCACGAGAGCTTGTGCCTGGAGACACCGTCTGTCTGTCAGTCGGAGAGAGAGTTCCAGCCGACCTGCGCCTGTTCGAG GCGGTGGATCTGTCAGTCGACGAGTCCAGTTTGACAGGAGAGACCACCCCCTGCACCAAGACCTCTGCCCCTCAGCCGGCTGCCACCAATGGCAATATCACGTCCCGCAGTAATGTTGCCTTCATGGGTACGCTGGTGCGCTGTGGGAAGGCCAAG GGCATTGTCATAGGTACTGGAGAAAATTCTGAATTTGGCGAAGTTTTTAAGATGATGCAAGCAGAGGAG GCTCCTAAAACCCCATTACAGAAAAGCATGGATTTGCTGGGAAAACAGCTCTCCCTCTATTCCTTTGGGATAATCG GGGTGATCATGATGGTCGGATGGCTTCAGGGGAAGTACATTCTAGACATGTTCACCATAGGCGTCAG CCTGGCTGTGGCAGCTATCCCAGAAGGCCTCCCCATTGTAGTGACGGTAACTTTGGCACTGGGAGTGATGAGGATGGTGAAGAAAAGGGCGATCGTTAAGAAACTGCCTATAGTGGAGACGCTGA GCTGCTGTAATGTGATCTGCTCCGATAAGACAGGCACTCTCACAAAAAATGAGATGACAGCTACTCACCTGTTCACCTCTGATGGACAGCACGCTGAG gTCACTGGTGTCGGGTATAACAATTCCGGCGAGGTATTGCTGGATGGAGAGGTGGTGCATGGCTTCTCCAACAGCTCCATCAGCAAGATTGTGGAG GCTGGCTGTGTGTGCAATGATGCAGTGATCAGGAGCAACACCCTTATGGGCCGTCCTACCGAAGGCGCCCTCATCGCCCTGGCTATGAAG ATGGGTTTGGAGGGGCTGCAGAAGGAGTTTGTGCGTCTCGAAGAGATTCCCTTCTCCTCTGAGCAGAAGTGGATGGCAGTCCGCGTCGTCCATCGCACCCAGCAG GATAAACCTGGCATATTCTTTGTGAAGGGTGCCTATGAGCAGATCATCCGCTTCTGTACTACTTACAACAGTAGAGGCGTTGCTCTGTCTCTGACCCATCAGCAGAGAGAGCTCTACCAGCAGCAAAAGAGCTACATGGGCACTGCGGGTCTCAGAG TGCTGGCGTTTGCTTCTGGATCTGAGATGGGCGCTCTTACCTTCCTGGGGCTGGTGGGCATCATCGACCCTCCCAGAGCAGGAGTGAAAGAGGCAGTGGCGACGCTGATCAGCTCTGGAGTGGCGGTGAAGATGATCACAGGGGATTCACAAGAGACTGCAGTGTCAATTG CAAGTCGACTTGGCCTCTATACCAAAGGTTCTCAGTCACTATCTGGAGATGAAGTCGACCAGATGGACATCCAGCATCTCTCTCAGATAGTGTCCAGG ATAGTGGTATTCTACAGAGCCAGTCCTAGAAACAAGTTAAAGATAGTTAAG TCCTTACAGAACATTGGTGCAGTTGTCGCAATGACGGGAGACGGTGTTAATGACGCGGTGGCTCTGAAGGCAGCAGACATCGGTGTGGCAATGGGTCAGACTGGCACTGATGTCTGCAAAGAGGCAGCAGACATGATCCTGGTTGATGATGATTTTCAAACTATCTT GTCTGCTATAGAGGAAGGGAAAGGAATTTACAACAATATTAAGAACTTTGTGCGTTTTCAGCTGAGCAC GAGTATTGCTGCCCTCACCCTCATTTCCCTGGCAACTCTTATGAACTTCCCCAACCCTCTGAATGCCATGCAAATCCTTTGGATCAACATCATCATGGACGGCCCGCCAGCCCAGAG TTTGGGAGTAGAGCCTGTCGATCGGGACGTGATCAGGAAACCTCCACGGAACGTCCGAGACAGCATCATCACCCGCAGTCTGATAGTGAAAATCCTAGTGTCGTCCTTCATCATTGTTTGCGGGACATTGTTTGTGTTCTGGAGAGAG cTGCGGGACAATGAGATCACCCCACGGGACACCACCATGACGTTTACCTGTTTTGTGTTCTTCGATATGTTCAACGCTCTCAGTTCCCGATCACAG ACACGGATGGTGCATGAGATGGGCTTATGCAGTAACAGGATGTTCTGTTATGCTGTTCTGGGCTCCATCATGGGCCAACTCCTGGTCATCTACTTCCCTCCCCTACAGAAGGTCTTTCAAACTGAGAGCCTCAGCATTTTAG ATCTGCTGTTCCTGGTGGGCCTCACGTCATCTGTGTGCATGGTATCGGAGGTCATAAAGAAATTAGAGAGACTCAGAGGAGGAGAAAAAATGGCAGACACTGATGATTTCCATGACGTATGA
- the LOC109105337 gene encoding calcium-transporting ATPase type 2C member 1 isoform X3, with the protein MRIAECQPHCENETMVPVLTSKKASELPVNEVACALQADLQFGLTREEVTRRRTYHGWNEFDISEEEPLWKKYISQFKNPLILLLLASAVISVLMRQFDDAVSITVAIIIVVTVAFVQEYRSEKSLEELGKLVPPECHCVREGRLEHLLARELVPGDTVCLSVGERVPADLRLFEAVDLSVDESSLTGETTPCTKTSAPQPAATNGNITSRSNVAFMGTLVRCGKAKGIVIGTGENSEFGEVFKMMQAEEAPKTPLQKSMDLLGKQLSLYSFGIIGVIMMVGWLQGKYILDMFTIGVSLAVAAIPEGLPIVVTVTLALGVMRMVKKRAIVKKLPIVETLSCCNVICSDKTGTLTKNEMTATHLFTSDGQHAEVTGVGYNNSGEVLLDGEVVHGFSNSSISKIVEAGCVCNDAVIRSNTLMGRPTEGALIALAMKMGLEGLQKEFVRLEEIPFSSEQKWMAVRVVHRTQQDKPGIFFVKGAYEQIIRFCTTYNSRGVALSLTHQQRELYQQQKSYMGTAGLRVLAFASGSEMGALTFLGLVGIIDPPRAGVKEAVATLISSGVAVKMITGDSQETAVSIASRLGLYTKGSQSLSGDEVDQMDIQHLSQIVSRIVVFYRASPRNKLKIVKSLQNIGAVVAMTGDGVNDAVALKAADIGVAMGQTGTDVCKEAADMILVDDDFQTILSAIEEGKGIYNNIKNFVRFQLSTSIAALTLISLATLMNFPNPLNAMQILWINIIMDGPPAQSLGVEPVDRDVIRKPPRNVRDSIITRSLIVKILVSSFIIVCGTLFVFWRELRDNEITPRDTTMTFTCFVFFDMFNALSSRSQTRMVHEMGLCSNRMFCYAVLGSIMGQLLVIYFPPLQKVFQTESLSILDLLFLVGLTSSVCMVSEVIKKLERLRGGEKMADTDDFHDV; encoded by the exons atgagg attgcCGAGTGTCAACCCCACTGTGAAAATGAGACCATGGTTCCAGTACTGACTTCGAAAAAAGCCAGTGAACTACCTGTGAACGAGGTTGCCTGTGCACTGCAG GCTGACCTGCAGTTCGGTCTCACCCGGGAGGAGGTTACACGACGTCGCACCTACCATGGATGGAACGAGTTTGACATTAGCGAAGAGGAACCCCTCTGGAAAAAATATATCTCTCAG TTTAAAAACCCACTCATCCTGTTGCTGCTGGCATCTGCTGTCATCAGTGTGTTGATGCGTCAGTTTGACGATGCCGTCAGTATCACAGTG gctattattattgttgttacagTTGCCTTTGTACAG GAATACCGCTCAGAAAAATCCCTGGAGGAGCTGGGGAAACTTGTGCCTCCAGAATGCCATTG TGTTCGAGAAGGACGTCTGGAGCACCTTCTGGCACGAGAGCTTGTGCCTGGAGACACCGTCTGTCTGTCAGTCGGAGAGAGAGTTCCAGCCGACCTGCGCCTGTTCGAG GCGGTGGATCTGTCAGTCGACGAGTCCAGTTTGACAGGAGAGACCACCCCCTGCACCAAGACCTCTGCCCCTCAGCCGGCTGCCACCAATGGCAATATCACGTCCCGCAGTAATGTTGCCTTCATGGGTACGCTGGTGCGCTGTGGGAAGGCCAAG GGCATTGTCATAGGTACTGGAGAAAATTCTGAATTTGGCGAAGTTTTTAAGATGATGCAAGCAGAGGAG GCTCCTAAAACCCCATTACAGAAAAGCATGGATTTGCTGGGAAAACAGCTCTCCCTCTATTCCTTTGGGATAATCG GGGTGATCATGATGGTCGGATGGCTTCAGGGGAAGTACATTCTAGACATGTTCACCATAGGCGTCAG CCTGGCTGTGGCAGCTATCCCAGAAGGCCTCCCCATTGTAGTGACGGTAACTTTGGCACTGGGAGTGATGAGGATGGTGAAGAAAAGGGCGATCGTTAAGAAACTGCCTATAGTGGAGACGCTGA GCTGCTGTAATGTGATCTGCTCCGATAAGACAGGCACTCTCACAAAAAATGAGATGACAGCTACTCACCTGTTCACCTCTGATGGACAGCACGCTGAG gTCACTGGTGTCGGGTATAACAATTCCGGCGAGGTATTGCTGGATGGAGAGGTGGTGCATGGCTTCTCCAACAGCTCCATCAGCAAGATTGTGGAG GCTGGCTGTGTGTGCAATGATGCAGTGATCAGGAGCAACACCCTTATGGGCCGTCCTACCGAAGGCGCCCTCATCGCCCTGGCTATGAAG ATGGGTTTGGAGGGGCTGCAGAAGGAGTTTGTGCGTCTCGAAGAGATTCCCTTCTCCTCTGAGCAGAAGTGGATGGCAGTCCGCGTCGTCCATCGCACCCAGCAG GATAAACCTGGCATATTCTTTGTGAAGGGTGCCTATGAGCAGATCATCCGCTTCTGTACTACTTACAACAGTAGAGGCGTTGCTCTGTCTCTGACCCATCAGCAGAGAGAGCTCTACCAGCAGCAAAAGAGCTACATGGGCACTGCGGGTCTCAGAG TGCTGGCGTTTGCTTCTGGATCTGAGATGGGCGCTCTTACCTTCCTGGGGCTGGTGGGCATCATCGACCCTCCCAGAGCAGGAGTGAAAGAGGCAGTGGCGACGCTGATCAGCTCTGGAGTGGCGGTGAAGATGATCACAGGGGATTCACAAGAGACTGCAGTGTCAATTG CAAGTCGACTTGGCCTCTATACCAAAGGTTCTCAGTCACTATCTGGAGATGAAGTCGACCAGATGGACATCCAGCATCTCTCTCAGATAGTGTCCAGG ATAGTGGTATTCTACAGAGCCAGTCCTAGAAACAAGTTAAAGATAGTTAAG TCCTTACAGAACATTGGTGCAGTTGTCGCAATGACGGGAGACGGTGTTAATGACGCGGTGGCTCTGAAGGCAGCAGACATCGGTGTGGCAATGGGTCAGACTGGCACTGATGTCTGCAAAGAGGCAGCAGACATGATCCTGGTTGATGATGATTTTCAAACTATCTT GTCTGCTATAGAGGAAGGGAAAGGAATTTACAACAATATTAAGAACTTTGTGCGTTTTCAGCTGAGCAC GAGTATTGCTGCCCTCACCCTCATTTCCCTGGCAACTCTTATGAACTTCCCCAACCCTCTGAATGCCATGCAAATCCTTTGGATCAACATCATCATGGACGGCCCGCCAGCCCAGAG TTTGGGAGTAGAGCCTGTCGATCGGGACGTGATCAGGAAACCTCCACGGAACGTCCGAGACAGCATCATCACCCGCAGTCTGATAGTGAAAATCCTAGTGTCGTCCTTCATCATTGTTTGCGGGACATTGTTTGTGTTCTGGAGAGAG cTGCGGGACAATGAGATCACCCCACGGGACACCACCATGACGTTTACCTGTTTTGTGTTCTTCGATATGTTCAACGCTCTCAGTTCCCGATCACAG ACACGGATGGTGCATGAGATGGGCTTATGCAGTAACAGGATGTTCTGTTATGCTGTTCTGGGCTCCATCATGGGCCAACTCCTGGTCATCTACTTCCCTCCCCTACAGAAGGTCTTTCAAACTGAGAGCCTCAGCATTTTAG ATCTGCTGTTCCTGGTGGGCCTCACGTCATCTGTGTGCATGGTATCGGAGGTCATAAAGAAATTAGAGAGACTCAGAGGAGGAGAAAAAATGGCAGACACTGATGATTTCCATGACGTATGA